A section of the bacterium BMS3Abin02 genome encodes:
- a CDS encoding SPW repeat protein, producing the protein MTSKKRWQDWVLLLGGIWLFVAPWALGTSSDAGSSWNAWILGVLVTATAWWALTRPADKWNAWLQALYGVWLFVAAWLLGFTGLAAAAWNAWAVGVGVAGLAAWVIAEQASTPAMQAGSMEDHQMGDHQMDDHHLAQGSH; encoded by the coding sequence ATGACCTCGAAGAAGCGCTGGCAGGACTGGGTCCTGCTCCTCGGCGGCATCTGGCTGTTCGTAGCTCCCTGGGCGTTGGGCACCAGTTCCGACGCCGGCTCCTCGTGGAACGCCTGGATTCTGGGTGTCCTTGTTACCGCGACCGCCTGGTGGGCGCTCACCAGACCGGCCGACAAATGGAACGCATGGCTCCAGGCCCTCTACGGAGTGTGGCTCTTCGTTGCGGCGTGGCTGCTCGGATTCACCGGGCTGGCAGCCGCGGCCTGGAATGCATGGGCGGTGGGCGTGGGCGTCGCCGGCCTCGCTGCGTGGGTGATCGCAGAGCAAGCCTCGACACCCGCGATGCAAGCCGGTTCGATGGAGGACCATCAGATGGGGGACCATCAGATGGACGACCATCACCTGGCGCAAGGCTCCCACTGA